From the Anguilla rostrata isolate EN2019 chromosome 5, ASM1855537v3, whole genome shotgun sequence genome, the window TTAGTGAAAGACAATTTTGCacagcaaaatatatataaaaagaaatattttaatgaacatatatttaaacaaatattgatGATtgatattttccacattttgcaCAAGCAGGGTATCAATCCCTGACCACATATCAATGTCCATACATGACCGATTATTATATTATTGCCTTGGAAACGATGAAAtcgactttaaaaaaaacaaataaaaaaaaaacatcttgtcCTGCATGATAACACACGTTAAAATCGCATTATTAAATTACCCAGCAATGTCAATAATAACTGCTCATTAGCGTTCTAAACAGCTTCTATTATGTAATACATGATTGCAGGTTATATCTTAGTGCAATTCAGTCCCAAATacttcaatttatttttaaaataatacgtTTTAAATGCATGGTTATCGTTCAGCTAGTTgagtaccccccacccccaccctatACCCATTTAATACTTTGGCTTAAAATACAGTCAGTGGTATAAAAAGGCTACATCTCTCAAACTTCTGTTTTCACTGTAAGCACATGCTGCATAAAAAGCTCTGTTTACTTATTCAAACAATCGGGTTGCGAACAATCCCatataattttacatattttgaaCTCTCCTCCCCTTTACACAAACAGaatagaaaacagaaaaaatcaaTTTAGTGCACAGGACTTTCAAAACTACGTCTAAGTAAACCTAGATTATCTATCACGTTCCTTTTTTAATAACATCCTGTAGCATGACCATGTTGTTTTTAGgtttacagaaatataaaattgtactTAATGACAATATATACGAGGAATCAATAGCATTCCAGGGTTTCCCAATACATAAGGATGGTggtattcattaaataaacaaaccgcTTTAAGCAACAGTTTTAGTCCCAGCGAGGGATCGATTCCTTTCAGAAATGGTAAAGTCCGTTCCCCTCGCAACATGGATTCCAGTCTGACAGCTTTCAACAAGAATACGTCAATGCAGTAAATTCTATGGAAACCAGAGTCGACGGCGTTCAATTCAAAATTGCTGAGATGTGAAGATATAATTTCACAGGAGGGGTTGATTGAGCATGTCCCGCACACTTTTTTGCAATCCACAAAAAAGTGGTAAGGCAAAATAAAGTTATGAATGCCATGCGGAGTCATCCAGAAGTTCATtttcaaagcacaaaaaagaTATCATGGCCTACATGTCCAGCATGCAGGGCAGTTTAATAATATATAGTctcttttaaacaaatatgaaatagttTCTAAACTGTTACAGTTTTGTTGCAAAACTCAAAATAGCAAGTATGACGAATGGTATGAGAATCGGATAAAAATGGCAGACTTAATCCTCCGAGTTTGAAAATAGAAAACGAGGCCAAAGACTTACTATTGAAGGTAGTTGCAGTTGATTtggcaggtttttctttttttgtacgtttaaagatgaaaaaaaatggctgattAACTTAGATGTAGTATCATTGGCGAATGGATACATAAACGACAACAAAGTATGTATACAAACGCActgtatgataaaaaaaaaacagaaaaaatggttGCTCTTtctataaaaaaacacagcaagcCAAAATCAATAATGAAAAAGTCCCATGAGcttaacaaatataaaacattatcaattgtatgtaggcctatgcataagaaaaatgaaattaatggcAAGTTTCAAAGAGTATGCTCCATATTAGGAACACACTTCTGGATACAAGTTCAATCTTCCTATTGCAAGCCCCCCAAAACTTCTGCAAACTCGAATtctcaaatttgaaaaaaaaaaaggccaaaggCTGGAAATGTGGTTCTTGGCATAGCAAGCGCCATAAAAAATACTCGCATGGACATTTTAATGAAGGCGTTGAAAAgcttgatttttgttttcttttttcaaatgctgACACTCACATGAAAAACTCTGGAGATGAAGGGTTGTTGTCACTGCTGGAGCCGGTTTCTCTGAAGCCATTTCCGACGAGCTTCTCATATTTTTCCTTGTAGACATCCCTTTCCCGAACTAGTCGCGATATCTCTTGTTTGAGGTGATCAACTTGCTGAATAAGCTGTGACTTCTCGCCTTCCAGGATGTGGCGTTGCTGGACCCTCTTGTAGCGACAGGACTGCGCATAGCCTCTGTTTTTGAGGGTCCGCCTCTTTTGTTTCAGCCTGATCACTTCTTCTTTGCTGACCCCCCGGAGCTGCCGATTGAGCTCTCGCACTGACATTGTCACCAGCTGGTCGTCCGAAAACCGGTCGTCCAAATGCACATGTGGGTGACTTCCTCCCGAGTTCCCACTGGTGGGGACCCCGGGTGTCTGGTGATGACCGCCAgcgtgatggtgatgatgatgatggtgatgaggaCCTCCGTTCTGGGCTGCAGCAGCCGCGATAACTGCAGAAACCACAGCGGCTGCGGATCCCATCTCCTCCCCACCCATGgtgcctcctcctccgcctgcaCCAGCGAATTGCTGCCCTCTAGCATAGCCATCGAAGGTCTGAAGTTGGTGAGTGCTGTTGATCAGCGCCTCTACGGCGTCTTCGGGGCAAAAGCCCAGAGTCTCCGGGTTCAACTGCTGTTGATAACCCGTCATCCAGTAGAAGTCCTCTAAATGTGCCTTCTGTTCGCTCCCGGAGCCTGGACTGGGCGCCGAGAAGCTTGGAGAAGGGGGTACCGAGCTGCAAGGCGTGCTCATCGGGGTGGAAGACAGGGATCCCCCGGCGATCAGGCGGCTGCACTGGTTGATGCTGCGATCGGACTCCACCGGCTCCTTTTTCACTTCAAACTTCATCAGATCGAAGTCATTAACATATTCCATAGCCAGGGGGCTGGTGGGCAGGTCGGAGTTGCTCATTGCCAGTTCTGATGCCATCCGTTTGCTGTTGACAGTCCTCCAAAGAGGATGAAGACCAGCTGTCAAACTTTGCTGgtttgagagagtgtgagccagcttgattttttatttatctattcaaACCAAGAAAAGTGTTTTCGCTTTGCCGCGGCGTTGATAAAATTATTTCCTTTGCAGAGTCTCATACGCGGACGCACCAGGTTAGTGCGTGCGTTCATC encodes:
- the LOC135255244 gene encoding transcription factor Maf-like isoform X2, producing the protein MASELAMSNSDLPTSPLAMEYVNDFDLMKFEVKKEPVESDRSINQCSRLIAGGSLSSTPMSTPCSSVPPSPSFSAPSPGSGSEQKAHLEDFYWMTGYQQQLNPETLGFCPEDAVEALINSTHQLQTFDGYARGQQFAGAGGGGGTMGGEEMGSAAAVVSAVIAAAAAQNGGPHHHHHHHHHAGGHHQTPGVPTSGNSGGSHPHVHLDDRFSDDQLVTMSVRELNRQLRGVSKEEVIRLKQKRRTLKNRGYAQSCRYKRVQQRHILEGEKSQLIQQVDHLKQEISRLVRERDVYKEKYEKLVGNGFRETGSSSDNNPSSPEFFM
- the LOC135255244 gene encoding transcription factor Maf-like isoform X1; amino-acid sequence: MASELAMSNSDLPTSPLAMEYVNDFDLMKFEVKKEPVESDRSINQCSRLIAGGSLSSTPMSTPCSSVPPSPSFSAPSPGSGSEQKAHLEDFYWMTGYQQQLNPETLGFCPEDAVEALINSTHQLQTFDGYARGQQFAGAGGGGGTMGGEEMGSAAAVVSAVIAAAAAQNGGPHHHHHHHHHAGGHHQTPGVPTSGNSGGSHPHVHLDDRFSDDQLVTMSVRELNRQLRGVSKEEVIRLKQKRRTLKNRGYAQSCRYKRVQQRHILEGEKSQLIQQVDHLKQEISRLVRERDVYKEKYEKLVGNGFRETGSSSDNNPSSPEFFMSSRNFIHL